A part of Paenarthrobacter sp. A20 genomic DNA contains:
- a CDS encoding MFS transporter, with the protein MTTTPNAGPAQQPAPVGINDDVVRPQSRKSTTRGIAAATVGNALEWFDMGIYALLAIYIGRNFFPAENPAVELIQAFAVFGASYLIRPLGGLILGSYADRKGLKKGLMLTIRLMVIGTAMIAFMPGYDQIGMLAPIGIILARLVQGFSAGGEFGAATSFLIAQDSKRKGFLGSFQFASQGLGSLMAAIFVAVLTSVLSASDMTEWGWRIPFIFGLLVGPAGYFIRKHVDEAPIVRSDDDAGASGSPILDVFKTQKLGIFIAAGALAISTAVNFILQYMPTYGIKQLGLDPSASFSCLVITGVILTFGTPVVGHLSDKFGRLRIMIPTVILTALMVIPLFLWLTAGRSFLVLATTMTILGCLKAAYFGALPSVMSDAFDARSRATGLSFSYNASVAAFGGFTPMIAAYLIEITGQDVAPAYYLAILACLSLAALGAGLKYRGIR; encoded by the coding sequence ATGACAACAACGCCCAACGCCGGTCCTGCGCAGCAGCCGGCACCTGTTGGCATCAACGACGACGTTGTACGCCCGCAGTCCAGGAAATCGACCACGCGAGGAATTGCCGCCGCGACGGTCGGTAATGCCCTGGAGTGGTTCGACATGGGCATCTATGCCCTGCTTGCCATCTACATCGGCCGCAATTTCTTCCCGGCCGAAAACCCGGCAGTGGAGCTAATCCAAGCCTTTGCCGTCTTTGGCGCCTCCTACCTGATCCGTCCCCTGGGCGGCCTCATCCTTGGCTCCTACGCAGACAGGAAGGGTTTGAAAAAGGGCCTCATGCTGACCATCCGCCTGATGGTGATCGGCACGGCGATGATCGCCTTCATGCCTGGCTACGACCAGATTGGCATGCTCGCCCCGATCGGCATCATCCTTGCCCGCCTGGTCCAAGGCTTCTCGGCTGGTGGTGAGTTTGGTGCCGCGACGTCGTTCCTCATCGCCCAAGACTCCAAGCGCAAGGGCTTCCTGGGAAGCTTCCAGTTCGCCAGCCAAGGCTTGGGATCGCTGATGGCAGCCATCTTCGTCGCCGTCCTCACCTCCGTGCTTTCCGCATCGGACATGACCGAGTGGGGCTGGCGCATCCCCTTCATTTTCGGGCTGTTGGTGGGCCCGGCGGGCTACTTCATCCGGAAGCATGTGGATGAAGCGCCGATCGTCCGCAGCGACGACGACGCCGGAGCCTCGGGATCCCCCATCCTGGATGTTTTCAAGACCCAAAAGCTCGGCATCTTCATTGCTGCAGGCGCCTTGGCCATTTCCACGGCAGTGAACTTCATCCTCCAGTACATGCCTACGTACGGGATCAAGCAGTTGGGACTCGACCCGTCAGCTTCGTTCAGCTGCCTGGTGATCACGGGCGTCATCCTCACCTTCGGGACACCCGTGGTGGGGCACCTCTCGGACAAGTTCGGGCGACTGAGGATCATGATCCCCACGGTCATTCTGACCGCACTGATGGTGATCCCGCTGTTCCTCTGGCTGACTGCCGGGAGGTCCTTCCTGGTTCTGGCCACCACCATGACCATTCTCGGTTGCCTGAAGGCCGCCTACTTCGGAGCATTGCCCTCGGTGATGTCGGACGCCTTTGATGCACGTTCCCGGGCAACCGGACTGTCCTTCAGCTACAACGCTTCCGTGGCGGCCTTCGGTGGCTTCACTCCCATGATCGCCGCGTACCTCATCGAGATCACAGGACAGGATGTCGCCCCTGCCTACTACTTGGCCATCCTGGCTTGCCTGAGCCTGGCGGCGTTGGGAGCCGGCCTCAAGTACCGGGGCATCCGCTAA